In the Setaria italica strain Yugu1 chromosome VI, Setaria_italica_v2.0, whole genome shotgun sequence genome, one interval contains:
- the LOC101770340 gene encoding uncharacterized protein LOC101770340 isoform X2 — MSSMMKIGLLPVMEATVMEMHRCVSEFTEVSFPPLCCFRLEIGTRSSLEIMSSMMKIGLLPVMEVTVMEMHRRVSEFTESKIIQGHGDTIMRAQALEHELAKERQYSSRLLMKYDSQAVQYRNAVQKAMEEKDRLQKRNKELNNRLEELTKK, encoded by the exons ATGAGCAGCATGATGAAAATTGGATTGCTCCCGGTCATGGAGGCCACGGTCATGGAGATGCATCGCTGTGTAAGCGAGTTTACAGAGGTAAGTTTTCCTCCTCTATGTTGTTTTCGtcttgaaattggtactcgtTCCTCTCTAGAGATCATGAGCAGCATGATGAAAATTGGATTGCTCCCGGTCATGGAGGTCACGGTCATGGAGATGCATCGTCGTGTAAGCGAGTTTACAGAG TCAAAAATAATCCAAGGTCATGGCGACACCATTATGCGGGCTCAAGCGCTTGAACATGAGCTAGCCAAGGAGCGGCAGTACTCTTCCCGGCTACTTATGAAGTATGACAGCCAAGCCGTCCAATACCGGAATGCTGTGCAGAAAGCCATGGAGGAGAAGGACCGTCTCCAGAAGCGCAACAAGGAGTTGAACAACCGTCTGGAAG AGCTTACAAAAAAATAA
- the LOC101770340 gene encoding uncharacterized protein LOC101770340 isoform X4, with the protein MSSMMKIGLLPVMEATVMEMHRCVSEFTEVTVMEMHRRVSEFTESKIIQGHGDTIMRAQALEHELAKERQYSSRLLMKYDSQAVQYRNAVQKAMEEKDRLQKRNKELNNRLEELTKK; encoded by the exons ATGAGCAGCATGATGAAAATTGGATTGCTCCCGGTCATGGAGGCCACGGTCATGGAGATGCATCGCTGTGTAAGCGAGTTTACAGAG GTCACGGTCATGGAGATGCATCGTCGTGTAAGCGAGTTTACAGAG TCAAAAATAATCCAAGGTCATGGCGACACCATTATGCGGGCTCAAGCGCTTGAACATGAGCTAGCCAAGGAGCGGCAGTACTCTTCCCGGCTACTTATGAAGTATGACAGCCAAGCCGTCCAATACCGGAATGCTGTGCAGAAAGCCATGGAGGAGAAGGACCGTCTCCAGAAGCGCAACAAGGAGTTGAACAACCGTCTGGAAG AGCTTACAAAAAAATAA
- the LOC101770340 gene encoding uncharacterized protein LOC101770340 isoform X5, giving the protein MSSMMKIGLLPVMEATVMEMHRCVSEFTEKLIQRSCEKSKIIQGHGDTIMRAQALEHELAKERQYSSRLLMKYDSQAVQYRNAVQKAMEEKDRLQKRNKELNNRLEELTKK; this is encoded by the exons ATGAGCAGCATGATGAAAATTGGATTGCTCCCGGTCATGGAGGCCACGGTCATGGAGATGCATCGCTGTGTAAGCGAGTTTACAGAG AAACTGATCCAGCGCTCCTGCGAGAAGTCAAAAATAATCCAAGGTCATGGCGACACCATTATGCGGGCTCAAGCGCTTGAACATGAGCTAGCCAAGGAGCGGCAGTACTCTTCCCGGCTACTTATGAAGTATGACAGCCAAGCCGTCCAATACCGGAATGCTGTGCAGAAAGCCATGGAGGAGAAGGACCGTCTCCAGAAGCGCAACAAGGAGTTGAACAACCGTCTGGAAG AGCTTACAAAAAAATAA
- the LOC101770340 gene encoding uncharacterized protein LOC101770340 isoform X3, which translates to MSSMMKIGLLPVMEATVMEMHRCVSEFTEVTVMEMHRRVSEFTEKLIQRSCEKSKIIQGHGDTIMRAQALEHELAKERQYSSRLLMKYDSQAVQYRNAVQKAMEEKDRLQKRNKELNNRLEELTKK; encoded by the exons ATGAGCAGCATGATGAAAATTGGATTGCTCCCGGTCATGGAGGCCACGGTCATGGAGATGCATCGCTGTGTAAGCGAGTTTACAGAG GTCACGGTCATGGAGATGCATCGTCGTGTAAGCGAGTTTACAGAG AAACTGATCCAGCGCTCCTGCGAGAAGTCAAAAATAATCCAAGGTCATGGCGACACCATTATGCGGGCTCAAGCGCTTGAACATGAGCTAGCCAAGGAGCGGCAGTACTCTTCCCGGCTACTTATGAAGTATGACAGCCAAGCCGTCCAATACCGGAATGCTGTGCAGAAAGCCATGGAGGAGAAGGACCGTCTCCAGAAGCGCAACAAGGAGTTGAACAACCGTCTGGAAG AGCTTACAAAAAAATAA
- the LOC101770340 gene encoding uncharacterized protein LOC101770340 isoform X1 encodes MSSMMKIGLLPVMEATVMEMHRCVSEFTEVSFPPLCCFRLEIGTRSSLEIMSSMMKIGLLPVMEVTVMEMHRRVSEFTEKLIQRSCEKSKIIQGHGDTIMRAQALEHELAKERQYSSRLLMKYDSQAVQYRNAVQKAMEEKDRLQKRNKELNNRLEELTKK; translated from the exons ATGAGCAGCATGATGAAAATTGGATTGCTCCCGGTCATGGAGGCCACGGTCATGGAGATGCATCGCTGTGTAAGCGAGTTTACAGAGGTAAGTTTTCCTCCTCTATGTTGTTTTCGtcttgaaattggtactcgtTCCTCTCTAGAGATCATGAGCAGCATGATGAAAATTGGATTGCTCCCGGTCATGGAGGTCACGGTCATGGAGATGCATCGTCGTGTAAGCGAGTTTACAGAG AAACTGATCCAGCGCTCCTGCGAGAAGTCAAAAATAATCCAAGGTCATGGCGACACCATTATGCGGGCTCAAGCGCTTGAACATGAGCTAGCCAAGGAGCGGCAGTACTCTTCCCGGCTACTTATGAAGTATGACAGCCAAGCCGTCCAATACCGGAATGCTGTGCAGAAAGCCATGGAGGAGAAGGACCGTCTCCAGAAGCGCAACAAGGAGTTGAACAACCGTCTGGAAG AGCTTACAAAAAAATAA
- the LOC101770744 gene encoding uncharacterized protein LOC101770744, with product MACLAISLQPVNGPDILLQTRSWFPVSRALAAVSAFRLARLHLARGKQQSAAAAASASSSASLDAIGDDPLAAGSGQLVVGVESQYRVVYRLVNSIYVLGVTTAGSDHAAPAVHAFAVADAVNQAVSVVVAACRGVDVTPEKVHRKYPEVYLALDLVLHGVGSVRLSQILATIHGDNLARMVNSSPDAEARARGADSWPTVEHLAQDRHAAREGFSGASFELPQETLAAGDEFSSNIAPATTVATGDEPPPEEAPPVEKDPFAASDLINNKPEEALVGGFKKNKETALVVADPAAALAGLEVTTLPPAEATKPTFIGVEGFEGDYGGIEFGNEEASLAEAFEGFNAPFGGGLDASEFVTTTKKDHKDRAVTGLELLATSGQPPNAAGGTPLENLLVTKRTEMTAPELFIAEEINAEFKESILVRVGLKGTIFLRTLPLNKAAGKETEFSFRLEGTSGMKRAALQSNVLSNLQNGLFHVRTVSKEEPIPLLKYSFLPKHSPLPLRMRLVKRHSGTLLSVMIQYASNPMLPQPLSNVTFIVKLPVDPTLLNVSPKAVLNRAERELRWHISDIPLKGPAGRLRARMPVDQDSKDGELEVLGMVKFAYQGPFTLSGIKLRPATDGIAQFNEVGHTFSSGSYLCI from the coding sequence ATGGCGTGCCTCGCGATCTCCCTGCAGCCGGTTAACGGGCCGGACATCCTCCTCCAGACGCGCTCCTGGTTCCCCGTCtcccgcgccctcgccgccgtctccgccttcCGCCTCGcgcgcctccacctcgcccgcggCAAGCAgcagtccgccgccgccgccgcctccgcctcctcgtccgcCTCGCTCGACGCCATCGGCGACGACCCGCTCGCCGCCGGATCGGGccagctcgtcgtcggcgtcgagtcGCAGTACCGCGTCGTGTACCGCCTCGTCAACTCCATCTACGTGCTCGGCGTCACCACCGCGGGCTCCGACcacgccgcccccgccgtccacgccttcgccgtcgccgacgccgtcaACCAGGCCGtctccgtcgtcgtcgccgcatGCCGCGGCGTCGACGTCACCCCCGAGAAGGTGCACCGCAAGTACCCCGAGGTGTACCTCGCGCTCGACCTCGTCCTCCACGGCGTGGGATCCGTCCGCCTCTCCCAGATCCTCGCCACCATACATGGCGACAACCTCGCGCGCATGGTCAACTCCTCCCCCGACGCCGAGGCCCGCGCCCGTGGCGCGGATTCTTGGCCCACTGTCGAGCACCTCGCGCAGGATCGCCACGCCGCGAGGGAGGGCTTCTCCGGCGCCTCGTTCGAGCTTCCCCAGGAAACACTCGCTGCTGGTGACGAGTTCTCCTCTAACATTGCTCCGGCGACCACGGTTGCTACTGGGGATGAGCCTCCACCTGAGGAGGCGCCTCCTGTGGAGAAGGATCCCTTCGCAGCCAGCGACCTGATTAACAACAAGCCGGAGGAGGCATTGGTTGGTGGGTtcaagaagaacaaggagacTGCCCTTGTGGTTGCTGATCCTGCAGCTGCACTTGCTGGGTTGGAGGTCACGACTCTGCCTCCAGCTGAGGCAACTAAGCCGACATTTATTGGAGTTGAAGGGTTTGAGGGTGACTATGGTGGAATTGAGTTCGGCAACGAGGAGGCTTCACTTGCTGAGGCGTTTGAAGGGTTCAATGCGCCATTTGGTGGTGGGCTGGATGCTTCTGAGTTTGTTACCACGACGAAGAAGGATCATAAGGACAGGGCTGTCACTGGTCTTGAGCTGCTAGCAACCAGTGGGCAGCCACCAAATGCAGCTGGTGGTACTCCGTTGGAGAATCTATTGGTGACCAAGCGCACAGAAATGACTGCTCCTGAGTTGTTCATTGCAGAGGAGATCAACGCAGAATTCAAGGAGTCTATTCTTGTGCGGGTTGGTTTGAAGGGTACAATCTTCCTTCGAACCTTGCCATTGAACAAGGCAGCGGGGAAGGAAACAGAGTTCTCCTTCCGTCTTGAGGGCACATCAGGAATGAAGAGGGCTGCATTGCAGAGTAATGTGTTGAGTAACCTCCAGAATGGGCTATTCCATGTCAGAACTGTGTCGAAGGAGGAGCCCATTCCCCTTCTGAAGTACAGCTTCCTGCCAAAGCACTCGCCTCTACCTTTGAGGATGCGCCTTGTGAAGCGCCATAGCGGGACATTGCTCTCAGTGATGATACAGTATGCATCCAACCCAATGCTGCCGCAGCCTCTGAGCAATGTGACATTCATTGTTAAGCTTCCTGTGGACCCCACTCTGCTCAATGTTTCACCCAAGGCAGTGCTGAACCGGGCAGAGAGGGAgctaagatggcacatttcaGACATTCCCCTGAAAGGTCCAGCTGGAAGGCTCAGAGCACGAATGCCTGTTGACCAAGACTCCAAGGATGGTGAGCTAGAGGTTCTTGGCATGGTGAAATTTGCTTACCAAGGGCCATTTACATTGTCTGGCATCAAACTACGTCCAGCCACTGATGGCATTGCCCAGTTTAATGAAGTTGGACATACCTTTTCCAGTGGGAGTTACCTGTGCATCTGA
- the LOC101771267 gene encoding disease resistance protein RPM1 yields the protein MEDSAVSSCKSALDIVIDHAKSMVADEDALQLGVQRDVAIIADEFEMMRYFLMTTGDQDQDRGWVKQVRDLAYDVEEVLKSFAAKVDQLEKPSRWRIPRILCERRRATLEVKALLARVADQAFASKRSLYSRLVKGSDADHATQAVAEQSGIFSAIAAIDQARRAAAAGADDSTVDLLRLINDGVKDLRVIVVWGTSFHLGNTSAVKEAYRDGGCEHGNAKFGCRAWVRLASASGQDEFLRNLVSQLSADVTGDQRDLAELKEMATEILSETRFLMVIDGLCSIADWEWIKAYFPDKKNGSRIIVSTRQVEIASLCAERHYQVSELTQLAPDQALYLFHHKAKPQDDSAKTISNSSPMVFADEFVSGRNEEIAKLLQLIRQGHNYPGCEVISVIGMGGVGKTTLVRSVYKDKELDSLFQNRAWITVQRPFSVLSSLRSIARQLYGPNAGREIETVGLEETIDEITRLLCAGKCLIVLDDLTSTADWDLFINYLEKTAVIVVTTRDYKLARHCSRDGNVLKVEFLQDNYAFELFKRKVFKKDDEPFSSSPDLMDEAKLILKKCGGLPLAISVIGSFLSDKPKTRLEWRKLNSKLGISEPLQTMRNILVRSYNDLPYHLKSCFLYMAIFPEDYNIKRKRLIRLWVAEGYSREMQNLTAEEVGDEYFAELLDRSMIIPVKKVTHSTGKIFSCVLHDLIREICVSESMKVELVFTLEEGWSSNTKTKVRQLAISNNWKRDKDEFERTLDLSHVRSLIVFGEWMPFFITDTMKFVHVLDLEGASGLKDHHLNQICQLVHLKYLSLRGCKDIFKMPESLGNLRQLHTMDIRGTYIFQLPSSFNKLRKLQQLHASAWFKDEHKVGPSISNERVTENLKRRDKLKLSFCYDKNFHFLGRNVSCVVQVPRGIGKLNALRTLGYVRFGHGKRNASVKELIGLTQLRKLELHGVDRTNCRDFWSAIAGHNHLLSLSVNRDCVADDLDWHLGGSLSPPKFLKNLKLWGRLVRVLEWVQQLQYLSKLQLHRSGLKQDAIEAIGKLPNLGILRFWKSSFVEGELKIKGGSFPSLILLDLRELDAVTIVEFEDGGMPKLERLQAAGWSKLNEFLGLGYLKRLKEIQLDPKFSDEFIGNVRRQKEEHPNNFSLKLKSEQSTMVRDLED from the exons ATGGAGGATTCAGCGGTGAGCTCGTGCAAGTCCGCGCTGGACATTGTTATCGACCACGCCAAATCCATGGTTGCCGATGAGGACGCCCTGCAGCTGGGTGTGCAGCGCGATGTGGCCATCATCGCTGACGAGTTCGAGATGATGAGATACTTCCTCATGACGACCGGAGACCAGGACCAAGATCGGGGCTGGGTGAAGCAGGTCCGCGACCTGGCCTACGACGTCGAGGAGGTCCTCAAGAGCTTCGCCGCCAAGGTGGACCAACTGGAGAAGCCGTCCCGGTGGCGCATCCCCCGCATCCTCTGTGAGCGGCGCAGGGCTACCCTTGAGGTGAAGGCGCTCTTGGCAAGGGTCGCGGACCAGGCGTTTGCTAGCAAGAGGAGCCTGTACAGCCGCCTCGTCAAGGGCTCCGACGCCGACCATGCCACCCAAGCGGTGGCGGAGCAGTCTGGCATCTTCTCGGCGATAGCTGCCATCGACCAAGCAAGGCGTGCCGCTGCTGCGGGGGCGGACGACTCGACGGTGGACCTCCTCCGGCTGATCAACGACGGGGTCAAGGACCTCAGGGTGATTGTGGTATGGGGAACAAGTTTCCATCTTGGCAACACTTCTGCCGTCAAGGAGGCCTATCGTGACGGTGGGTGTGAACATGGAAATGCAAAGTTTGGCTGCCGGGCTTGGGTCAGATTGGCAAGTGCCTCCGGTCAGGATGAATTTTTAAGGAATTTGGTAAGCCAACTCTCCGCTGATGTAACCGGAGATCAGCGTGACCTCGCGGAATTGAAGGAAATGGCGACGGAAATTTTGAGTGAGACAAGGTTCCTGATGGTCATCGATGGCCTATGCTCCATAGCTGACTGGGAGTGGATCAAAGCCTACTTCCCCGACAAGAAGAACGGCAGCCGAATCATCGTCTCCACGCGGCAAGTTGAAATTGCAAGTTTGTGCGCGGAGCGACATTACCAGGTTTCAGAGCTCACGCAGTTGGCACCTGATCAGGCTCTTTACTTGTTCCACCATAAG GCTAAACCTCAAGATGATTCAGCCAAAACCATCTCCAACTCGAGCCCAATGGTATTTGCTGACGAATTTGTCTCTGGGAGGAACGAAGAAATAGCCAAACTTCTCCAATTAATTCGTCAGGGACACAACTACCCCGGCTGCGAGGTGATTTCAGTGATCGGAATGGGAGGTGTTGGAAAAACCACTCTCGTGAGAAGCGTCTATaaagataaagaacttgatagCTTGTTTCAAAATCGTGCTTGGATCACTGTGCAACGTCCTTTCAGTGTTTTGTCTTCCCTTAGGAGCATTGCTCGGCAATTGTATGGGCCAAATGCAGGTCGGGAGATTGAAACGGTGGGATTAGAGGAAACGATCGACGAGATTACTAGGCTCCTGTGCGCGGGGAAGTGCCTTATTGTCCTTGATGACCTAACATCTACCGCAGATTGGGATTTGTTTATTAATTACCTGGAAAAAACTGCGGTAATTGTAGTCACCACAAGGGACTACAAATTGGCAAGACATTGTTCGAGGGATGGAAACGTGCTCAAAGTTGAATTCCTGCAAGACAATTATGCATTTGAGCTCTTCAAAAGAAAG GTGTTTAAGAAGGATGATGAACCTTTTTCTTCAAGCCCTGATTTGATGGACGAAGCGAAACTTATCCTAAAGAAGTGCGGTGGACTTCCCCTTGCAATATCCGTGATTGGTAGCTTCTTGTCTGATAAGCCTAAAACCAGACTTGAATGGAGGAAGTTGAATTCTAAATTGGGGATTAGTGAACCGCTACAGACGATGAGAAACATCCTTGTTAGGAGCTATAATGATCTTCCTTATCATCTAAAGTCTTGTTTTCTGTACATGGCCATTTTCCCGGAGGACTATAACATTAAGCGGAAACGCTTGATTAGGTTGTGGGTTGCAGAGGGTTACTCAAGGGAAATGCAAAACCTGACTGCAGAGGAAGTTGGAGACGAGTACTTCGCTGAGCTATTGGACAGAAGTATGATTATACCAGTAAAAAAGGTAACCCATAGCACTGGGAAAATTTTTTCATGTGTGCTCCATGATCTTATCCGTGAAATCTGCGTCTCAGAGTCAATGAAGGTAGAACTTGTATTTACACTGGAGGAAGGGTGGAGTTCAAACACAAAAACTAAAGTACGTCAGCTCGCCATAAGCAACAACTGGAAAAGAGACAAGGATGAATTTGAAAGAACTCTGGACTTGTCGCATGTACGGTCACTTATCGTGTTTGGGGAGTGGATGCCCTTTTTCATCACAGACACCATGAAGTTTGTTCATGTACTTGACTTGGAAGGTGCTTCAGGACTAAAAGATCATCATCTCAATCAAATTTGCCAGCTGGTTCACCTGAAGTACCTTTCTCTAAGAGGATGTAAGGATATTTTCAAAATGCCTGAGTCGTTGGGGAATTTGAGGCAACTCCACACAATGGATATAAGAGGTACATATATATTCCAATTGCCTTCCAGCTTTAACAAGCTTCGGAAGCTGCAGCAGCTTCATGCATCTGCTTGGTTTAAAGATGAACACAAAGTAGGGCCCTCCATATCAAATGAGCGTGTAACGGAAAATTTGAAGAGACGTGATAAACTGAAACTATCCTTTTGCTACGACAAGAACTTTCACTTTCTAGGTCGTAATGTATCGTGTGTTGTGCAAGTTCCAAGAGGGATTGGTAAACTGAATGCACTACGCACGTTGGGTTACGTCCGTTTTGGACATGGAAAGAGAAATGCGTCTGTGAAAGAACTTATAGGACTGACTCAATTGCGTAAGTTAGAGTTACACGGTGTCGACAGAACAAACTGTAGGGATTTCTGGTCTGCCATTGCTGGTCACAATCATCTGCTGTCTTTATCAGTGAATAGGGACTGTGTGGCAGATGATTTGGATTGGCATTTGGGTGGGAGCTTGTCACCTCCAAAATTCCTCAAGAACCTTAAGCTGTGGGGCCGTTTAGTAAGAGTACTGGAATGGGTACAGCAGCTTCAGTATCTATCAAAGTTGCAGCTACATCGCAGCGGACTGAAGCAAGATGCCATAGAAGCCATCGGGAAGCTGCCAAATCTTGGGATCCTACGTTTTTGGAAATCTTCGTTTGTAGAGGGAGAGCTCAAAATCAAAGGGGGATCGTTTCCCAGTCTCATTCTGCTGGACCTTCGTGAATTGGATGCCGTTACAATTGTGGAGTTTGAAGATGGTGGAATGCCTAAACTCGAGCGGCTGCAAGCTGCCGGTTGGAGCAAACTGAACGAATTCTTGGGGCTAGGGTATCTCAAGAGGCTCAAGGAAATTCAGCTGGATCCCAAGTTCAGTGACGAATTCATTGGAAATGTACGTCGCCAAAAGGAGGAGCATCCTAACAATTTCAGTTTGAAGCTGAAGTCAGAGCAGTCTACAATGGTTCGTGACTTGGAGGACTAG